DNA from bacterium:
GCTGTCGCCCTCCGGTTCGCCCAACGGGATCGCGACGCGCACCGTGTGGCGGCCGGGCGTCAGCCCCGGCAGCGGCACCGGCACCGCGCTCACGGCCGCGCCCGGGCACCA
Protein-coding regions in this window:
- a CDS encoding peptide-N-glycosidase F-related protein gives rise to the protein WCPGAAVSAVPVPLPGLTPGRHTVRVAIPLGEPEGDSFSAWNVSGVLLGER